GTTTTCACACACACCAGGTCATAGTTATGCAGTGTCACTACCAGCTTCGCGCCGCTCCATAGCTTCAGCGGCAGATAGGAATAGACGAGCCAGTTATGAGCGTGTACGATCTGCGGGCGTCCATCGCGGATGATCTGCCTCAATGCCAGCGTCACTTCTGGATCGGGAAACGGCGGCGCGTATTGTCTCCCGCTATCTCTGAAGAGCCACGGTAAGCGACGTGTTGAGGAGCGAACCCGGTACACCTTTACTCCCGCGTCCATCTCGAATGCGGCCAGCCCGGTATGCCATAGCGTCACTACGGCTACCTCGTGCCCGCGCGCCGCAAGCTCAGTACTCAGTGATCGCACGTGTATCGCTCCTCCTCCAATTATTGGCGGGTAGAACTGCGTGAGCATCATGATACGCATACCGGCCTCCGCGCTATTGTCTCGTAAAGGGCCAGGAGGCTACTGGCACAGGCATCCCATGTCGGTAACTCGACATCCCCCGGCTTGAGGGGATTGCGCAGCTGATCAACGATTGCCCTCGCCACTTCCTGGGGCGTGCTATGTAAAGGAATACCATATGTCAGGTCACGATTGATCAGCTCGCGCAATGCTGATGTGCTGGCAACCAGTACTGGACGCCCCAGCGCCAGTGCCTCCATTACCGCGATACCCTGGGACTCGTACTCACTGAATAACGTAATCAGGCTTGCTCCTGCAAGCAGCGCGGCCATGCCCTCCCGGTCCTCAGCAGAAACGGGCCGTATTTCTACATACTTATCAACCTTGAGGCTCCTGGCAATTTTTCGCAGCGTTGACTCGTAAGGTCCCGTCCCTACTATACGCACCCGCGCATCTGGAATCTCCGCCAGCACTCCCGGCAGCGCCTCGATCAACCGCTGGTGCCCCTTATACCGTTCCAGCCGGCCAATTGAAACAATGAGAGAATCTTTTCGCCCACCCTCTGTAGGGACAATGTCTCGTACCTGTCCTGTCTCCTCGCACAAATACGCCCCATTTGGAATGATAACGAACTGCTCCTTTGGCAGCCGCAGCCGCTCCTGAAAGAAATTGGCCTCAAATTGTGAGACGGCGATCAGCTTATGCGCGCGTGCCAGCAGTGGACGCAGCGTCTTGTAGTGTATGCCCCGCAATGCTTTGCGCAGGCCCGAAACATCTCCCCCACTATGAAAGGAGAGTACGAACGGCATATTGGCCCGCCATGCGCCCAGCATCGCCAGTGGAGGAACCAGGTTATGATAGCCCTGGCAGTGGACGAGATCCCAGCGTTCCTGACTGATGAAGCGATAGATGCCGGGCGCGAAGAAGTAATCCTTCTTCTCCGGCCATGCCCGTACCCTATAGGTGCGTATGCCCTCGGACTCCTCAAAGGCAGGCAGCTGTCCGCTCACATCCGTCGTCAAAACCGTAACCTCGACGCCGGCCCGTACCAGGCGCCTGCCAACCTCATAGACATGTGTCTCAACCCCTCCTGTATAGGGAATGTAACGGCAAGCGACCATCAGCACGCGCAGTGGGCTAAATGCGGTGGGCATCCCTGAACCTCTCTTTCATCTTTACCTGCTCCGTAGGGGCGTACCCTTGTGATCGCCCGCTACACCCTTATCCTCGTGCTCACCTGTCCCACTCGACTGCTCGCGCTCCTGCTGGCCCATCTCCAGCTCGCCCGGCTCTCCATAGCCCCAGCAGGCCAGGTCGCGCTGGAGTAAATCCTGCAACCTCTGCACATCTCCGGCATAGTGTGCCCGGAGTTGCGCTTGAATCTGGGAGTCCATCGAAACGCGTTCTACCGACATGCCGATAAGTTTGCTGGCCCAGGCCTTGCGTAGATGGAGTGGTATCAAGGACTTGATGCGTTTCTCCAGGCCGTTAGGGTTGAAGATGAATCTATTCAGGGGCGTGTAGAGCTTGCGCGACTTCGGCATCCCGGAAAGGTTGTAGCGCACTGAAGTATTGATGGGCACATCTTCCTTTACCCCCAGGAAAGTAAATACATCCCGCAATGCCTGCGCGGGATTGGTGTAAAATTCCTCGTACAGCAGCACTTTCACCTGCTGCTCCCCAAATACCTCCACGTAGTGACGAACATGCTCGTAATAGAAGCTCAATGCTTTATATCGCCACATCGGCTCGAAGCCCTTTAGCTTGCGCTCTTCCTCCCGCTCTAAACCTTGCTCGAGGCTTAACGTTTCGCGGCCATCACGTGCCAGGAACATGTAAGCGCTGTGGGTTCGATCTACTGGCTCGCGTAAGAGCATGATGATCCTGGCATCAGGAACCGCCTGTGCAATGCGCTCGGCAGTGCCGGGCAGATGAAGGTAAAAAGCTGAAGATTCGCCGATCGCCTTCTTTCCTGCAGCGCCGGCAAAAAGTTCAGCATAGGCATCCGCGTCTCGCACCAGCAGGTTTCTTATGCCCTCATCCCCCGGCCCCGTACAAGGCGGAAATTGGTCGGCGGCAAAATAGTGCGACTCTTTTCTCGTTGTAATGAAGATTTCGGGATGCTGGGCAAGATATTGATCGAGAGATGTCGTCCCCGACCTTGCCGCTCCGATAACGAAAAAGTTTGGCAGCATTTTCACTGCGCTCTCTCTCCTTCCCTGCTAGAGCGCGACCC
This portion of the Ktedonobacteraceae bacterium genome encodes:
- a CDS encoding glycosyltransferase family 4 protein, with product MPTAFSPLRVLMVACRYIPYTGGVETHVYEVGRRLVRAGVEVTVLTTDVSGQLPAFEESEGIRTYRVRAWPEKKDYFFAPGIYRFISQERWDLVHCQGYHNLVPPLAMLGAWRANMPFVLSFHSGGDVSGLRKALRGIHYKTLRPLLARAHKLIAVSQFEANFFQERLRLPKEQFVIIPNGAYLCEETGQVRDIVPTEGGRKDSLIVSIGRLERYKGHQRLIEALPGVLAEIPDARVRIVGTGPYESTLRKIARSLKVDKYVEIRPVSAEDREGMAALLAGASLITLFSEYESQGIAVMEALALGRPVLVASTSALRELINRDLTYGIPLHSTPQEVARAIVDQLRNPLKPGDVELPTWDACASSLLALYETIARRPVCVS
- a CDS encoding sulfotransferase, encoding MLPNFFVIGAARSGTTSLDQYLAQHPEIFITTRKESHYFAADQFPPCTGPGDEGIRNLLVRDADAYAELFAGAAGKKAIGESSAFYLHLPGTAERIAQAVPDARIIMLLREPVDRTHSAYMFLARDGRETLSLEQGLEREEERKLKGFEPMWRYKALSFYYEHVRHYVEVFGEQQVKVLLYEEFYTNPAQALRDVFTFLGVKEDVPINTSVRYNLSGMPKSRKLYTPLNRFIFNPNGLEKRIKSLIPLHLRKAWASKLIGMSVERVSMDSQIQAQLRAHYAGDVQRLQDLLQRDLACWGYGEPGELEMGQQEREQSSGTGEHEDKGVAGDHKGTPLRSR